The following DNA comes from Nicotiana sylvestris chromosome 10, ASM39365v2, whole genome shotgun sequence.
agaatcgagtattgagttcaaaaaacttacctccaaatgtttcccttcgaatccctcttcaatccctctcaaaaatcttcaaaaccgttcaaaaatggtgagaaatgggctaaaaatcgcgaagatgGGTTTTTATACATTCTGTCCAGGGATtatttccttcttcacgaacgcgggttccttcatgcgaacgcgaagcttcagcTGCCCAAGACTTTGCAAACGCAACTCTACCTACGCGATGCACAAACTCCTGGGGTCCCAGCTACTCCAAtttccctacgcgaacgcgactcctCTCACGCGTTCGCGATTCATTGGAATCCAAACCTATGCCAACGCGGCCCCCAACTTGTGAAGGCGAAGAACATTTCCTCCCTTAGACCCatctcttcttcgcgaatgcagaacaatcttcgcaaacgcgaagaacaaattctcTGCAATAGAAACCAACAAAATCTGTAACTCTCTAAACCAAGAATTGGTCCCTTAACcacctaaaactcacccgaggccctcaggacctcaaccaaacatgctaacacatcccataacatcattaaaacttgttccaaccttcggaacactccaaacaacatcaatacatcaaatcaccctcggattcaagcctaaggattccgaAACTTCCGAATTCTGCACTCGATCAAAGATtctatcaaacctcattcgaatgacctgaattttacgcacacgtcccaaatgacaaaacatacctactccaatttccgtaattccattcctaccccgatatcaaaattttcaataCCGACCGGAAAattccaaatttccaattttgccaattcaagcttaaatcttccacggacctccaaaatacattctagtcatgctcctaaatcccaaatcaccttACGAAACTATCCGAACCATCATAATTCACATCTGAGACCTTCTAcccataagtcaatatccgattgactatttccaacttaagcttactcaaaagagactaattgtcttaTTCCTCTACAAAATCAATTCGAGCCTGAACCAACCAactcgataccacataatacaactTAACAAGACATGaaaaagcagaaataggggaaatagagcggtaactcatgaaacgaccggccgggtagttacatcctcctcctcttaaacaaacgttcgttctcgagcgggtcaagaaacatacctcaagtctcaaataggtgaggatatctgctccacatctcccgctcggtctcccaagtagcctcttccacggtccgacctctccactacactttcactgaagctatatcctttgatctcaactttcgaatctgacgctccaaaatagccattggctccacatcataggtcaaagcAACGTCCAATtgcaccgtgctgaaatccaaaacatgagatggatcgccaatatactttcggagcatagaaacatgaaataccggatgcacactcgacaagataGGTGGAAAAGTCAGCTCATAAGccatctccccaatcctccgaagcacctcaaaagtcccaatgaaccaaggactcaatttgcccttcttcccaaatctcatagcacccttcatgggtgaaaccttcggtagaaccttctccccaaccatgtaagacacatcacggaaCTTtctgtcaacataactcttttgtctcgactgcgctggaCGAAGCCGCTCCTAAATCACCTCCCCCTTTTCCAAAgaatcctgcaccaagtctgtacccaaaatcctagcctcgcccggctcaaaccaaccaactagagatctacaccatctcccatataaatccttgtatggagccatctgaatactcgactaataattgttgttatacaaactctgcaagcagtagaaactgatcccatgatcctccaaaatcaatgacataagtgcgcaacatgtcctccaacatttgaatagtgcgctcggactggcCGTCTGTCTAAGGGtaaaaagctgtgctcaactcaacctgagtacctaactctagCTACACAGCTCTCTAaaattgtgaagtaaactgagtacctctatctgaaatgatggaaactgggacaccatgcaagcgaacaatctctcggatataaatctccgctagccgctctgaagaataggtagtacccACAGAAATGAagtacgcggacttggtcagctgatccacaatcacccaaatagcatcgaacttctacatagtccgtggaagtccaactacaaagtccatggtgatccgctcccacttccactctagaatatctatctgctaaagcaagccacccggtctctgatgctcatatttcacctgctgacaattgagacaccgagctacagatcccacaatatccttcttcattcttctccaccaataatattgtcttacatcctgatacatcttcgcggcacccggatggatggaataccgtgagctatgagcctcctccagaattaactcccaaatgccatctatattgggcacacatatctggccaTGCATCCTTAATAccacatcatcaccaatagtcacatctttggcatcgtcgtgctgaactatATCCTTAAGGActagcaaatgaggatcatcatattggcactcTTTAATGCGATCAAACATGGAAGAcaaagaaaccacacaagctaagactcGACTAGGCTTCAAattatccaacctcacaaaccgattggccaaggcctgaacatcaactacaagaggtctctccccaacaggaatatacgcTAAAccgcccatactcaccgccttcctactcaaggcatcggccactacattggccttccccagatggtataagatagtgatatcataatcctttaacagctccaaccatctccgtagcctcaaattgagatccttctgcttgaataagtgCTGGATGCTAAGATGatcggtaaacacctcacaagacacagcatacagataatgcctccaaatcttcaacgtgtgaacaattacatccaactctagatcatgaacggggtagttcttctcatggggctttaactgacgagaagcataagctatcactctaccctcctacatcaacgcacacctaataccaactctcgaagtatcacaatacactgtatatgaacctgaagctgatggtaaaactaacGCTGGAGAtatggtcaaggtagtcttgagcttctgaaagctcgcctcacacttatccgaccacctgaaatgagcacccttttgagtcaatttggtcaagggcgatgctaaagatgaaaatccctgaacgaatcgacggtaatagcctgccaacccaagacaGCTGCAAATTTCTATGActaaggatggtctgggctaactctgaatgcttctatcttcttcggatcaacctgaagaccctcactagacaccacgtaccccaagaaagccactgaactgagccaaaactcacacttggagaactttgcataaaattTCTCCTCTTTCAAccgctgcaacacaactctcaaatactccACATTCTCCTCCTGACTATGTGAGTACATgataatatcatcaatgaatacaatgacaaacaagtcaagataaggccgaaacacactattcatcaaatgcatgaacgatgctagggcattggtcaacccaaaagacattacaatgtactcataatgaccatatccgATAATGAAATCTGTCTTAAGAATGTacgagtccttgatcttcaactggtgataccctgaacagagatcaatcttgaaTAATACCCTCGTTCcttgaagttggtcgaataaatcatcaatacaaggcgcaaaggatacttgttcttgatgtgaccttgttcaactgcctgtaatcaatggacatcctcatagtgccatctattcttcttcacaaatagaaaaGTGCACCCCACGGTAACACACTAGGCTggataaaccccttatcaaggagttcctgaagctactccttcaactctgccggtgccataagatacggtggaatagaaatggtctAAGTGtctggcaccaaatcaataccaaaatcaatatccgtgtccggtggcatgcctggcatgtctgcaggaaacacatccagaaagtccctcactaccgaaactgaatcaatggtaggagtctctgcactaacatccctcatgaAGGCcagataagaaagacaacccttaccAACCATCCACTGggacttcaagaatgaaatcactctaccgggaacataatcagtcaaaccttgccactcaattcgtggcaaccccggcatagccaatgtcattgtcttagcatgacagtccaaaatagcacgacacagagataaccaatccatgcccaatatcatatcaaaatcaaccatactaagcaacaagaaaTCCACTCGGGtgtccaaacccccaatagtcaccacacatgactgatatacatggtctacaacaatagtatcgcccactggagtatatacatgaacagataaaacaagagactcacaagGCGTATCCAAGTAGTGAgcaaaatattatgacacatatgaaaaagtagaaccaggatcaaataatacagaggcatctctgtggctgactcaaataatacctgtaatcataacatctggtctggctaggagggcatagaaatgggcctgaccactacctgatcgacatccccctctagggcgatccCTAGCTGACTAACACTCACCCTGAGCTGACTGAGtgggtggggaagtaactggtgctgaagtcgaaggCTGACTCCTTTGCTGAGATGAACCTCCCATAAGATGGGTATAAAACCTCTTAATATGACCCAAATCCATACTCGAAGCAACCTCTCCTGGAAAATGgtggtggggactgaagggagccccgcgCACTTGGATACCGACTAGAAGAAATAGGCATAGATGATCCCTGAACTGATGGTGCCTGAGTCGAACTCAGAGCTAGAAGGAAACTGAAAGACTAGTGACACTGAtgtgaactatgagaaccatggccagatgatcCACCACAGTGGCCAGATGAGAACCATTTCCTCCCTTAGACCCatctcttcttcgcgaatgcaggaaaatcttcgcaaacgcgaagaacaaattctcTGCAATAGAAACCACCAAAATCAGTAACTCTCTAAACCAAGAATTGGTCCCTTAACcacctaaaactcacccgaggccctc
Coding sequences within:
- the LOC138879558 gene encoding uncharacterized protein, translated to MPGLPRIEWQGLTDYVPGRVISFLKSQWMVGKGCLSYLAFMRDVSAETPTIDSVSVVRDFLDVFPADMPGMPPDTDIDFGYHQLKIKDSYILKTDFIIGYGHYEYIVMSFGLTNALASFMHLMNSVFRPYLDLFVIVFIDDIIMYSHSQEENVEYLRVVLQRLKEEKFYAKFSKCEFWLSSVAFLGYVVSSEGLQVDPKKIEAFRIWRHYLYAVSCEVFTDHLSIQHLFKQKDLNLRLRRWLELLKDYDITILYHLGKANVVADALSRKAVSMGGLAYIPVGERPLVVDVQALANRFVRLDNLKPSRVLACVVSLSSMFDRIKECQYDDPHLLVLKDIVQHDDAKDVTIGDDVLTKSAYFISVGTTYSSERLAEIYIREIVRLHGVPVSIISDRGTQFTSQF